The Deltaproteobacteria bacterium genome includes the window TGTACATCACCTTCAGGTACGACAGCAGCAAGGTGGGGTTCTTCGAGCGCGCCAAGTACGAAGCCATCCGCTTCGCCCACGGGGAATACCCGCCCCTGGGGGCCGTGAACTACATCTGGGAGAGCAAGAGCCCGGTGGGAACCGTTGTCCCCAACCCCTACACCGGCCGCGTCCGGATGTTCGTGGTGCAAAGCGGCAACGGCAAGGTCGGCCAGTGGGTGACGGAGTCGCGCAATCTCGTCGAGGATTACCGGAAGGCTTTCGGCGGCGACCCGCCGCGCATCTCCGGCGTGGCGGTGATGACCGATACTGATAATACCGGCGAGTCCGCGACGGCCTACTTCGGCGACATCGTGTTCAAGGCGCGGTGATTCCTGGAGTGGTTTTCACTCTTCACCGTGGCTTATGCTAATCTGCGGCAGCAACGCCGCGACCCCACAAGACGTCATTCCCGCTTTCGGGGTATTGACGTCTTGTGGGTGTCGGCGCCACTCTTGCCCGGAAGGAGATCTCCCATGGCGGTCGT containing:
- a CDS encoding DUF3047 domain-containing protein, whose translation is MPIWSMLTALALTVTAATLGAQSPATLDVGNFSAANAGGPFPDGWEPLTFDKIEKHTEYSLVEDGGNVAVKAVSQASASGLVRKVDIDPMQHPVVEWRWKVENVLKKGDVTRKDGDDYPARLYITFRYDSSKVGFFERAKYEAIRFAHGEYPPLGAVNYIWESKSPVGTVVPNPYTGRVRMFVVQSGNGKVGQWVTESRNLVEDYRKAFGGDPPRISGVAVMTDTDNTGESATAYFGDIVFKAR